Proteins encoded within one genomic window of Cucumis sativus cultivar 9930 chromosome 3, Cucumber_9930_V3, whole genome shotgun sequence:
- the LOC101208330 gene encoding phosphoribulokinase, chloroplastic yields MATVSTAKSLIYTHYSVYSSSKTSLGHHQEHIVFFASGKKSKSGKANTNPWLITCSAGDQQTVVIGLAADSGCGKSTFMRRLTSVFGGAAKPPRGGNPDSNTLISDTTTVICLDDYHSLDRTGRKQKGVTALDPRANDFDLMYEQVKALKSGIAVEKPIYNHVTGLLDPPELIKPPKILVIEGLHPMYDSRVRDLLDFSIYLDISNEVKFAWKIQRDMAERGHSLESIKASIEARKPDFDAYIDPQKQYADAVMEVLPTRLIPNDDEGKILRVRLIMKEGIENFSPVYLFDEGSTISWIPCGRKLSCSYPGIRLSCGPQTYFGHEVTVMEMDGQFDKLDELIYVESHLSNISTKYYGEITQQILMHSDFPGSNNGTGLFQTIIGLKIRHLYHQIIATKQLSNIQSAKT; encoded by the exons ATGGCAACAGTCTCTACAGCCAAGTCCCTTATCTACACACATTATTCAGTCTATTCATCGTCAAAAACAAGCTTAGGACATCACCAAGAACATATAGTTTTCTTCGCAAGTGGCAAAAAATCCAAGAGTGGCAAAGCCAACACGAATCCATGGCTGATAACCTGCTCAGCAGGTGACCAACAGACAGTTGTGATTGGTCTAGCAGCAGATTCGGGGTGTGGGAAAAGCACTTTCATGAGAAGGCTAACTAGTGTATTTGGAGGTGCAGCAAAGCCACCAAGAGGTGGAAATCCAGACTCCAACACACTCATAAGTGACACTACAACTGTGATATGTTTAGATGATTATCATTCATTGGATAGAACTGGAAGAAAACAGAAGGGAGTTACTGCACTTGACCCAAGAGCTAATGATTTTGATCTCATGTATGAGCAAGTTAAGGCTCTCAAAAGTGGAATTGCAGTTGAGAAGCCTATTTATAATCATGTCACAGGCCTTCTAGATCCACCTGAGCTTATCAAGCCTCCTAAGATCCTTGTCATTGAAGGCCTGCACCCGAT GTACGATTCACGAGTTAGGGATCTTCTAGACTTCAGCATTTACTTAGATATCAGCAACGAGGTCAAATTTGCTTGGAAGATTCAG AGAGACATGGCAGAGAGAGGCCATAGCCTTGAGAGTATCAAAGCAAGCATCGAAGCGCGAAAACCAGATTTCGACGCATATATCG ATCCACAAAAGCAATACGCGGATGCGGTGATGGAAGTACTGCCAACGAGATTGATTCCAAATGACGATGAAGGCAAAATTCTTAGAGTTAGATTGATAATGAAAGAAGGAATAGAGAATTTCAGTCCAGTTTACCTGTTTGACGAAGGATCAACAATCTCATGGATTCCTTGTGGAAGAAAGCTTTCATGTTCTTATCCTGGAATTAGGCTCTCTTGTGGCCCTCAAACTTACTTTGGTCATGAG GTAACCGTAATGGAGATGGATGGGCAATTTGATAAATTGGATGAGCTTATCTATGTAGAAAGTCATCTAAGCAACATTTCCACCAAATATTATGGTGAAATTACTCAACAAATATTGATGCACTCTGATTTCCCAGGAAGTAATAATGGAACAGGCCTTTTTCAAACCATTATTGGCTTGAAAATTAGACACCTTTATCACCAAATTATAGCCACCAAACAACTCTCCAACATTCAATCCGCAAAAACCTAA